The DNA region AGCGATCGATAAGGCGCTGAATTATATCTGGGGCAATCGCAGCAAACGGCCATTGGTGTTGTCCTTCTCCATGTACTGGATGATCCTCACTTTAGGTCCCATCCTGATTGGCGCTAGTCTAGCCGCCACCTCTTATGTGGTATCGCTAAAGATTTTCAATGAGGCCGACACTTACGGTGTTGGCGCTTTTTTCGTTGCACGCTTGCCTTTTTTATTTTCGGTGGCCACTTTCCTGTTGCTTTATACCGTGGTGCCCAACCAGAAAGTACAGCTGTTACATGCGTTACTGGGGGCCGTGGTTGCAGCCTTGCTGTTTGAAGCGAGTAAAAAGGTTTTGCTTTTTATGTGACACATTTCCCGACGTATGAAGCTATCTATGGTGCTCTGGCAACGATTCCCATTTTGTTCCTGTGGGTCTACCTGTCTTGGATGATTGTGTTGTTAGGCGCCGAAATAACCGCATCTTTACCTGAGTATCTGGAAGAACTACAACAGGTTGCCGATAATGATGTGACTCCAGATGAGCAGAGTTGAACCGCTATCGCGACAATGGCTAGATGTGGGGGATGGGCATCTGTTGCATCTGCTGCAATATGGCAAGCCCGATGGTATCCCCGTGTTATTTTTGCACGGTGGCCCTGGCAGTGGCTGTCATGCAAGCGATCTGGCGCTGTTTGATCTGCAACGGTATCGGGTATTGCTGCTGGATCAACGTGGTGCCGGTCAGTCGCAGCCCTCGGGTAAGCTGGTGCATAACGATGTGTTGTGCCTGCTGACCGATATTGAACGCTTGCGACACTGGTTGGGGATTGAACGCTGGTGCTTAGCGGGAGGCTCGTTTGGTGCTACCTTGGGGCTCATCTACGGTGGTCTGTGTCCGCAGCGGGTGCTAGCGCAATGCTACTGGGGCGTCTTTGTGCCTTCTGCTGCTGGCCGCAGTTGGCTCTATGGTAGTCACGGGGCGGCCAAACGCTTCCCAGTGGATTATCGTGGTTGGCGCAACCCCGTCACTGGCACTAATGAAACTGAGCTATTACAGGCATATGCCCAGGCGTTACAGGCACAGGAGCGCCGAGCTGTTGCGGCTTGGTGTCGTTGGGAACGAACGCTGGCGCATCCTTGGACATTATTACCCGCAGACTATTCAGTTGCCGATCGCAGCTGTGCGCTGATTGAAAACCATTTTGCCTGCCATCATTATTTTGCCGCCTATACATTGATGCGGGCCACCCTTAATCGCTGGCCGCCCTCGACGCAGTTGTTGCAGGGCGAGCAAGATTGGGTATGCCCACCATTTTTATTGCAACAGTTGTTAGCCAAACAGCAACAGCCCGTAGCGCTGCAACTGATCCGTGGCGGGCATCACTCATTGCTGGATGCCCGGATGCAACAAGCCGTGATTGCCGCCATCGCACAAATGGCTGACAATATCGAACCATCAATCACAATGAGAACAACTGAGTGATAGCGCTGATCCAACGAGTGACACAAGCGAGTGTTACCGTCAATGAACAAGTCGTCGGGGAAATTGGCAAGGGGTTGTTGGTACTGCTGGGTGTTGAACATCAGGATGATGCCACCACAGTTGCCAAACTGGCACACAAGGTGCTGCATTATCGGGTCTTCAGCGATGAGCAGGGTAAGATGAATCTCAATCTATCTCAGGTTGGGGGCAGCTTATTAGTGGTATCGCAATTCACTCTGGCTGCAGACACCAGCCGTGGCTTGCGCCCCAGTTTTTCCAGTGCCGCCGTTCCGGCTCAGGCTGATGAACTTTATCAAGCCTTTATTGGGTATTGTCGGGATGCGGGAATCACTGTGGCAAACGGTCGTTTTGCGGCCGATATGCAGGTGGCTCTCATCAACGATGGGCCTGTGACCTTTAACTTACGAGCATAATGGCTTATGGTGCAGTGGTCTTATAACCTTTCTATTTAATCGAATAAAAAATCAAATTTTATCCGCTTTTTATCTAATTTCTCTGTCTATAGACTGGCTCCATTATTTAGGGAAAGCCCTGAGCAGTTATCCAAATATAGCGGAGTGAATTATGAGCAAGGTTTTAGTATTGAAGTCCAGCATTCTAGGTGGTTATTCACAGTCAGGTCTGCTACTGGACTATTTGGCTGCATCCTGGAAGGAACAGGGTGCCACTATCAACGTACGTGATCTGGCGGCAGATGCTTTGCCTGTACTGGATGGTGAATTAGCCGGTGGTCTACGTGGTGGCAATAATCTGAATGCCCGTCAGCAGGAAGCTCTAGCACTGTCAGACAAACTGGTGAGTGAGATCAAAGATAGTGACACAGTGGTTATTGCTGCCCCTATGTATAACTTCACTATTCCGGTGCAGTTGAAAACTTGGATCGATCTTATTGCTCGTGCTGGTGTCACTTTCCGCTACACAGCCGCAGGTGCCGAAGGCCTATTAACTGGTAAGCGTGCCGTGATTGTTGCTACTTTTGGTGGTATCCACAAAAATGCACCTGAAGATTTTGTGGTTCCTTACCTGAAAACCGTGCTTGGTTTTATTGGTATCACAAATGTTGATGTGGTTTATGCAGAAGCACTGAACATGGGCGATGAACCACACGATAAAGGTATCGCTGATGCCAAAGCAGCGATTGATAAGCTGTCAGTGTAACAATTAGCACCTGATTGCATCGTAGCTGTCAGCGAACGATGATACATTTCAAGCCCCGATAGTCTATCGGGGCTTGTTGTTATGGTGCCTTATCTTCCTCAGTTATGGTATCGAGATAAACATCCTCCCTTTGAAACGGGTACCGTTGAAACTGAAGTCGTGCTCTTCGGTGAAGACGTTACTGCCTAGACAGCTAACATGGTGCCAGACTCATTTCCCAATCGCTGATACGAATGACCTGTTCCAAATTTGGCGCTAATGCAGCGAGACTGCTATTTGAGTGTGTTTGCAGGGCTGAACGATAGAAACATGGGGACTTAATAAATAAAGACTGGCAGCAATGTTTTTGTGGGGATGAGTATTAAGCTCATGGCGCTTGCTGAACGAAAGAGCCTCCCGATGGAGGCTCTATACAGATCCGATGCACTAGCTGACTAACGGTGTTGTTGAATTTTTGCTGGCAACAACCTGTTGGTTAGCTCATCGATAATGCTACGTTATTTTTTCTTCGCCATAAAATCAATGGCTTGTTTAAGCTCGTCGTCTGAGCAACTGCTGCA from Shewanella dokdonensis includes:
- the dtd gene encoding D-aminoacyl-tRNA deacylase, which encodes MIALIQRVTQASVTVNEQVVGEIGKGLLVLLGVEHQDDATTVAKLAHKVLHYRVFSDEQGKMNLNLSQVGGSLLVVSQFTLAADTSRGLRPSFSSAAVPAQADELYQAFIGYCRDAGITVANGRFAADMQVALINDGPVTFNLRA
- a CDS encoding FMN-dependent NADH-azoreductase, which gives rise to MSKVLVLKSSILGGYSQSGLLLDYLAASWKEQGATINVRDLAADALPVLDGELAGGLRGGNNLNARQQEALALSDKLVSEIKDSDTVVIAAPMYNFTIPVQLKTWIDLIARAGVTFRYTAAGAEGLLTGKRAVIVATFGGIHKNAPEDFVVPYLKTVLGFIGITNVDVVYAEALNMGDEPHDKGIADAKAAIDKLSV
- a CDS encoding alpha/beta fold hydrolase, which translates into the protein MSRVEPLSRQWLDVGDGHLLHLLQYGKPDGIPVLFLHGGPGSGCHASDLALFDLQRYRVLLLDQRGAGQSQPSGKLVHNDVLCLLTDIERLRHWLGIERWCLAGGSFGATLGLIYGGLCPQRVLAQCYWGVFVPSAAGRSWLYGSHGAAKRFPVDYRGWRNPVTGTNETELLQAYAQALQAQERRAVAAWCRWERTLAHPWTLLPADYSVADRSCALIENHFACHHYFAAYTLMRATLNRWPPSTQLLQGEQDWVCPPFLLQQLLAKQQQPVALQLIRGGHHSLLDARMQQAVIAAIAQMADNIEPSITMRTTE